Part of the Vigna angularis cultivar LongXiaoDou No.4 chromosome 1, ASM1680809v1, whole genome shotgun sequence genome, GTGGATGTTTGTTCTTATGTATCCGCAAGAGAAGCCTAGGGAAGAAAACCTCTCTCACACTTGTTATCTTCTTCGCTCTTACAAGTCTTTTCGTCCTTGAACTTTCtttgtttcaactttctttctttatggTTACTTTCTACAAAGTTTATACAACATGTGATTATAGTTGTGGCACCACTAGCTGCAAACCACTCTTggatgtttttctttgtgttgtcTTAAGCGCTCTATAAGTGGACGTTTGTCCTTgaacttattttcttttgagGTTTGTCTTGAGGTGACCTTGGTGATTAACTTTCCATTAAGTTCTTCTAATTTATAGGCTTTGTTTTGGAGGGGGTTCGTATTGCAATACAGTCCATCTCAATTGCGTGCAAGCTTTCCTTTTGCTTAAAGTCTTGATCATCGCTTGACTTTCAGTGAGTTGTTTGAGTGTTTCCAATTTATATCTTCTTTAAGTGTTAAAGAGTTGATTTGGCTGGTTTCCTCTTGATGTGATTCAAAGGTAGAACATATCCTTTTGGTTGTATTCAAGAGTTGATATTGTGTTGTTTGTTGTCTTGTTTATATTTTGCTTGCGATGAGTGGTTgcataaacatataaaaatagtaGATTCAAATTATTCAAGTTGAAGAGTTGAGATTGAACATAGGATCAGTTGTAATTTAAacaagtataattttttatctttctcttttgctatctttttatcttgtttattgTCCATCTTTATCAATATTGATTCCAAAATCAATTGCATTAagttttctaattaaaatagattttaaaaaaaaacttaataaaggATAAATCTTTTGAAATCAGAATCaattcatctcctctctattaGTTTAATTTCATGTTCTTTTCTAATATGAAATGGATATACACTTGAATTGGTTATGTATGGATGACATGTGCTTAATGAGAATATGAAATAAgtgttaattatataaattgttattaatttgTCTTAGGAAAAGTTATTGAATTGTTATTTTAGCCTTTTTGAGATTTATGTTGCGACATAACTGTGACAATGGTGTTGTTCTAAGAGAGTACATGATGTGGCACATGAGAAGGATAATGTGATACAAAAGAGGATGCTTTTAATACATCTGAGATGCAAAAACTTGATGAATATGATCTTACAGAAAGGAAATTCTCAGATGGGTATAGTTCCCTGTCTTGCTCTGCTACTTTTACCAACTGAGAATCTGTCACTGGAAAACGATCTCTTCATTGAAATTGGACTCAAAACACAATGCAACACCCTTGTTTTGTACCTCTCTCCGCGTGATCTCTTTGATGGACCAGCTTCACTAGAAGAACAACACCCTTCCATTTGGGAATCTTCCTCTTCATGCATTCGCAAAACATCAACAGAAACTCCACTTGGAAACGAATGGTCCATGGACACTGACCTACCAAGGGATTCACAAACTTCATCTCTTATCTCAACCACTCTGTGCCTGCCCTGAAAGCTACTCAAGTCACTGAAAGCACGCAATGCAGGCTTTGGATAAGCCCTAGAATGGTGTATGCTTTCTTCTTCCAACATCACCACCACTCCAACACTTTCATTCTCAGAAGAAGTTTCATTCCTTGAAGAAGGGACACCTTCTTCTTCTGGGGTGTGAGCCCGAGGAACAGAAGCGTTGAAAGTGAATATGGCAGCACGACACAAGGGGCAGCTGGAGTGAGACTTGAGCCAAGGGTCGATGCAAGGAACATGGAAAACGTGGCTGCACTTTGGCAAAAGTCTAACACTTTCGTCGTCTTCAAACTCGCTGAGACAAACCGAACAATTGGTGACTTCAACAGAACCTGCATCCCCTTTCTTGTACTTGAAAACTGCAATTGATTTGATTAGAGCCTCGTCAAGACCAGCGGTTGAAGCGTTCCATGGTTCGTGGAGAGGGGGATTGTGAGTGGCTTGCAAGTCGTCATTTGGGTCTCTCCGTGAAGATTCTCTGGGGCCACAGTACTTGGATATGAGAGTGTAGTAACTGACCAGAAGAAAAGCAGTGGCCAAAATACCAATGATTGCAATGACAAGAGGGGAGAAATTTGGGCTTGAATCATCATCAGGGTACTCAAAGGGTGGTGGAGGTGGATACACTATGTAACACCACTGTGGACAGTACAAGCTGCAAAACCCTTGAGAACAGTCTTTGCTGTTCATATATGGAATCCACGTTCTGGGGTTGCCAACAGCGGCCAtggacacacacacacacactataTAGTATATACTAACTCATCAATTATCTAGGAATCATGGTTTTCTGTCTCTCTATCTAGTGTGTTTTCATTTTCTGACAAGAGAAAGATGCTATTGACAGTTTAACAGCTCTGAGGACTAAATAACATAGGAGTAAGCAGAAGAGACTTGAATATTGCACATTATAAGGAAGTAAAATTAATGGTGGAAAAAGTTTTGTCAAAACAATGAATAGAAGCAAAATAAAGGGAAATGCTTATGAGTGctagagaaagggaaagaagagACTTGGCAGAACTCACGTCTCCTTCAAGACAAGAGAAAACGTGAATAAGAGGCCAAATGCTTTTGGATGGAAAGCAAGGGAACGACAAAGAAAATTGGACCTCTGCTTGGAAGactttaacttttctttttcttttgctgttCATAGCTTCCTTTTTTTTGACCAAGAGAGACAAGTACGGATGGTGATGTTGGTTgggaatttattaaaatgatcaatgctttttgatttttctttttgtcctATATTTCCGTCGAATTGAATGAGATTTAAATTCTTGATGAATTGAGAAGGAAAATCCTAATAGATTAAGAAGAATTCATTAATGCCTACAGCTATGGGAGGAGATAATTTGGCCGCCAAGTTAGTTGTACCTGCATGGAAGTGGGGTTATGCTATAAATTTTTCTACTTGTTTCATTATCAGGCTATTAAGCATAAGCCATGTAAAAAACAGAAAGATGTCTTCAGAACTTGCTGCTTATACTTGAATATAAGCAAACCACAGTGTTCTTTAAAAAAGACTTCACAAAAAGTAGCAACGAATCTATTTTTCTGGGAACAATTTCactttttctatttaataaGA contains:
- the LOC108337539 gene encoding E3 ubiquitin-protein ligase Os04g0590900, whose product is MAAVGNPRTWIPYMNSKDCSQGFCSLYCPQWCYIVYPPPPPFEYPDDDSSPNFSPLVIAIIGILATAFLLVSYYTLISKYCGPRESSRRDPNDDLQATHNPPLHEPWNASTAGLDEALIKSIAVFKYKKGDAGSVEVTNCSVCLSEFEDDESVRLLPKCSHVFHVPCIDPWLKSHSSCPLCRAAIFTFNASVPRAHTPEEEGVPSSRNETSSENESVGVVVMLEEESIHHSRAYPKPALRAFSDLSSFQGRHRVVEIRDEVCESLGRSVSMDHSFPSGVSVDVLRMHEEEDSQMEGCCSSSEAGPSKRSRGERYKTRVLHCVLSPISMKRSFSSDRFSVGKSSRARQGTIPI